Proteins encoded in a region of the Pontibacillus halophilus JSM 076056 = DSM 19796 genome:
- the carB gene encoding carbamoyl-phosphate synthase large subunit, with the protein MPKRTDISTILVIGSGPIIIGQAAEFDYSGAQACQALREEGYRVILANSNPATIMTDQTMADEVYMEPLTVEFLSKIIRKERPDALLPTLGGQTGLNLAVELYNSGILVQYGVELLGTSLDAIQQAEDREKFRNLMNELGEPVPASAIVSTVDGALQFAREIGYPVIVRPAYTLGGTGGGMCYDEEELRQIALSGIQLSPVNQCLIEKNIAGFKEIEYEVMRDQSDHAIVVCNMENVDPVGIHTGDSIVVAPSQTLSDREYQLLRNASLKIIRALQIEGGCNVQLALDPHSFRYYIIEVNPRVSRSSALASKATGYPIAKLAAKIAVGLTLDEMKNPVTGTTYAAFEPALDYIVTKIPRWPFDKFVNGNRTLGTQMKATGEVMAIGRTFEESFLKAVRSLELSSDELYLDEVAALSNEVIEARLHKADDEQMYVLAEAFRRGYSIDQVHERTRIDRFFLYKIERLILSERELATQPWNLPLLQNAKKRGLGDATLARLWNTTVDDVYTFRLQHGLVPVFKMVDTCAAEFESETPYFYSTYEEENESIVTEKVKVLVLGSGPIRIGQGVEFDYATVHSVLAIKEAGYEAIIMNNNPETVSTDFSISDKLYFEPLTLEDVMHVIHLEKPMGVVVQFGGQTAINLAEGLSRRGVRILGTSLQSIDRAEDRDKFEHTLKQLGIPQPEGVFATSSQEALTSAKSLGFPLVVRPSYVLGGRAMEIVYEQRELERYIENAVRVHKEHPVLIDRYMTGMEIEVDAVSDGETVVIPGIMEHIERAGVHSGDSIAVYPTQRLSDYHKQLVIDYTTRIAKELQIVGLINIQFVQHKDDVYVLEVNPRSSRTVPFLSKITGVTMANLATQLILGAKLADLGFRGGLLPEPSDVYVKVPVFSFEKLRSVDTYLGPEMKSTGEVIGRDVTLEKALYKGLTASGIKIPTAGSVLITLADQDKREVLPMAERFHSLGFQLYATEGTAELIRSGGLPVTEVSKIGDYSPTVLDVIENGQVQFVVNTLTKGKQPRTDGFRIRRESVEHGVPCLTSLDTALAILRIMESMTFTAKPMERQKVVHYAKS; encoded by the coding sequence ATGCCAAAACGTACAGATATAAGTACAATCTTAGTCATTGGTTCTGGACCCATCATTATCGGCCAGGCAGCCGAGTTCGATTATTCTGGTGCACAAGCTTGTCAAGCCTTGCGGGAGGAAGGGTACCGAGTGATCCTAGCAAATTCCAACCCTGCCACAATCATGACAGACCAAACGATGGCGGATGAGGTGTACATGGAACCCTTAACGGTAGAATTTCTATCGAAGATTATTCGTAAAGAACGACCTGATGCTCTCCTGCCAACTCTAGGCGGTCAAACAGGGCTAAATTTAGCGGTGGAATTATACAACAGCGGCATATTGGTTCAGTACGGCGTAGAGTTACTAGGTACATCTCTTGATGCAATTCAACAAGCTGAGGACCGGGAGAAATTCCGTAATCTAATGAATGAATTAGGTGAGCCTGTTCCTGCAAGTGCGATTGTGTCAACGGTAGATGGAGCGCTTCAATTTGCAAGAGAGATTGGGTATCCAGTCATTGTTCGTCCGGCCTATACGCTTGGAGGGACTGGAGGTGGCATGTGTTACGACGAAGAAGAGTTGAGACAGATTGCATTAAGTGGTATTCAGCTTTCTCCTGTAAACCAATGTTTAATCGAGAAGAACATTGCAGGTTTTAAAGAAATTGAATATGAAGTTATGCGAGACCAGAGTGATCATGCCATTGTGGTATGTAATATGGAAAATGTAGATCCTGTAGGAATCCATACAGGCGATTCCATAGTAGTAGCTCCAAGTCAGACATTAAGCGACCGTGAATACCAGCTTCTACGTAATGCTTCTCTAAAGATTATTCGGGCTCTTCAAATTGAAGGTGGTTGTAACGTTCAACTTGCATTAGACCCACACAGTTTTCGCTACTACATTATAGAAGTAAACCCACGTGTTAGTCGCTCATCTGCTCTCGCTTCGAAAGCGACAGGCTATCCAATTGCGAAATTGGCTGCCAAAATCGCAGTTGGTTTAACGCTTGATGAAATGAAGAATCCTGTCACGGGAACAACTTATGCCGCATTTGAACCTGCTCTTGATTATATTGTAACGAAGATTCCAAGATGGCCATTTGATAAGTTCGTTAATGGGAATCGAACGCTTGGTACCCAGATGAAAGCCACAGGGGAAGTGATGGCTATCGGACGAACGTTCGAAGAGTCTTTCCTTAAAGCCGTTCGCTCACTTGAGCTGTCTTCAGACGAATTGTACTTGGACGAAGTGGCTGCTTTATCGAATGAGGTAATCGAAGCTCGTTTACATAAAGCAGACGATGAACAGATGTATGTGTTGGCAGAAGCCTTCAGGCGTGGCTATTCCATAGATCAGGTACATGAACGAACACGCATCGATCGATTCTTTCTTTATAAGATTGAGAGACTGATTCTTTCAGAAAGGGAATTAGCAACACAACCATGGAATCTCCCTTTACTACAGAACGCCAAAAAAAGAGGACTGGGGGATGCGACACTTGCTCGATTATGGAATACAACGGTCGATGACGTATACACCTTTAGACTCCAACACGGATTGGTCCCAGTCTTCAAGATGGTCGATACGTGTGCTGCAGAATTTGAGTCTGAAACCCCTTATTTCTATAGCACCTATGAAGAGGAGAATGAATCCATCGTAACAGAGAAGGTAAAGGTTCTTGTCCTAGGCTCTGGACCCATTCGAATCGGGCAAGGCGTAGAGTTTGACTACGCTACCGTCCATTCTGTCCTTGCTATAAAGGAAGCTGGCTATGAAGCCATTATTATGAACAACAACCCTGAGACGGTCTCAACCGATTTCAGCATCTCCGACAAGCTCTATTTCGAACCGCTTACCTTAGAAGATGTGATGCACGTTATTCATTTAGAGAAGCCAATGGGAGTCGTCGTTCAGTTCGGGGGACAGACGGCAATCAACTTGGCTGAAGGATTGAGCCGAAGGGGAGTTCGTATACTTGGGACATCCCTACAATCCATTGATCGTGCAGAAGACCGAGATAAATTTGAACACACGTTAAAACAGTTAGGGATTCCTCAACCTGAAGGGGTGTTTGCCACCTCCTCGCAGGAAGCGTTAACGTCTGCTAAATCTTTAGGGTTCCCACTGGTAGTGCGACCTTCCTATGTATTAGGTGGGAGAGCTATGGAGATTGTGTACGAACAAAGAGAGTTAGAGCGCTACATTGAGAATGCCGTTCGGGTGCATAAGGAACATCCCGTACTCATTGATCGGTATATGACGGGGATGGAGATTGAAGTCGATGCAGTTAGCGATGGAGAGACGGTCGTCATTCCTGGAATTATGGAGCATATTGAACGGGCTGGTGTACACTCTGGTGATTCCATTGCCGTCTATCCAACTCAGAGGTTGTCCGACTATCATAAACAACTTGTCATCGATTACACGACAAGGATTGCGAAGGAATTGCAAATTGTTGGACTTATTAACATCCAATTCGTTCAACACAAGGATGATGTGTATGTGTTGGAAGTTAACCCTAGGTCAAGCCGAACGGTACCATTCCTAAGTAAGATTACCGGAGTTACGATGGCGAATTTGGCAACCCAGCTTATACTCGGAGCCAAGCTAGCCGATCTTGGATTCAGGGGTGGATTGCTACCAGAACCGAGTGATGTATATGTGAAAGTGCCGGTGTTTTCTTTCGAGAAACTTCGTAGCGTGGATACGTATCTCGGACCTGAAATGAAATCAACAGGTGAAGTGATTGGCCGAGACGTTACGCTTGAGAAGGCGCTATATAAAGGGTTGACCGCCTCTGGTATTAAGATTCCGACAGCTGGCTCTGTATTAATAACGCTTGCAGACCAAGATAAGAGAGAAGTCTTACCGATGGCAGAGCGATTTCACTCCCTTGGGTTCCAACTCTATGCAACAGAAGGGACCGCAGAGCTCATACGGAGTGGTGGGTTACCTGTTACGGAAGTAAGCAAGATTGGAGATTATAGCCCAACCGTACTCGATGTGATTGAGAATGGGCAAGTGCAATTCGTCGTCAACACGCTAACGAAAGGGAAACAACCTCGTACAGATGGGTTCCGCATTCGACGTGAATCTGTCGAGCATGGTGTTCCTTGCCTAACTTCGTTAGATACAGCTCTTGCCATACTACGAATCATGGAGTCTATGACATTTACAGCTAAGCCGATGGAACGACAGAAGGTGGTTCACTATGCAAAAAGTTGA
- a CDS encoding dihydroorotate dehydrogenase electron transfer subunit, translating into MQKVEQMTILENRLIAKDTYELKVTGALMNEMRTPGQFLHIAIGDGWEHVLRRPLSIANVDHHIVTIVYKVLGKGTAKLATKRQGDQLDVLGPRGNGFPVENIHDCNILLIGGGVGIPPLHYLGKQLLTQGNQIFSLLGFQTKEQVFYEREFGRLGEVMVTTDDGSYGKKGRVTDHVAQFKGIDLTFSCGPKPMLKAVSDLPLPGYVSLEERMGCGIGACFACVCEANDERGYVKVCADGPVFRKGEVVL; encoded by the coding sequence ATGCAAAAAGTTGAGCAAATGACAATCTTGGAAAACCGTCTTATTGCGAAAGATACGTATGAGCTTAAAGTAACAGGGGCGCTCATGAATGAGATGAGAACACCAGGGCAATTCCTTCACATTGCCATTGGAGATGGGTGGGAGCATGTCCTAAGGCGCCCCCTTTCCATTGCGAACGTAGATCACCATATTGTTACGATTGTCTATAAAGTGTTAGGGAAAGGGACTGCGAAACTTGCGACTAAACGCCAAGGGGATCAGTTGGATGTCTTAGGACCTCGTGGGAACGGATTTCCGGTTGAGAATATTCATGACTGTAACATTTTACTCATTGGGGGCGGGGTAGGCATTCCCCCGCTTCACTATTTAGGGAAACAGCTTCTTACTCAAGGCAATCAAATCTTCTCCTTATTAGGTTTTCAAACGAAAGAGCAAGTTTTCTATGAGAGAGAGTTTGGGAGACTTGGGGAAGTTATGGTTACAACAGACGATGGTTCATATGGGAAGAAAGGTCGTGTCACAGATCATGTAGCACAATTTAAAGGCATCGACTTAACCTTTAGCTGCGGACCGAAACCTATGCTGAAAGCCGTATCAGACCTTCCTTTACCCGGATATGTCTCACTTGAAGAGCGAATGGGATGTGGAATAGGGGCATGCTTTGCTTGTGTATGTGAAGCGAATGACGAGCGGGGTTATGTGAAAGTGTGTGCAGATGGGCCGGTGTTTAGGAAAGGAGAGGTCGTTCTATGA
- a CDS encoding dihydroorotate dehydrogenase, producing MNLAVELQGLSLKNPIMPASGCFGFGREFHEFYDLNELGAIMIKAATGTARFGNATPRVAETSSGMLNAIGLQNPGVESIIENELPFLQQFDTPIIANVAGSTEEEYVYVANKLSEAEGVAALELNISCPNVKNGGIQFGTNPEEAMALTEAVKAVSRVPVYVKLSPNVSDIVAIAQAVESAGADGITMINTLIGMQLDLRTGEPLLANGTGGLSGPAIKPIAIRMVRAVREHVSLPIIGMGGVSHAEDVLEFLLAGADAVAVGTANFTNPYCCKNIIDALPDTLDRYGYASVKDIVERSGRRGISISSS from the coding sequence ATGAATCTAGCTGTGGAATTACAAGGTCTTTCGTTAAAGAATCCAATCATGCCTGCTTCAGGTTGCTTTGGATTTGGTAGAGAGTTTCATGAGTTCTATGATTTGAATGAGCTTGGAGCAATTATGATTAAGGCTGCTACAGGTACTGCTCGATTTGGAAATGCGACTCCACGGGTAGCTGAAACGTCATCTGGAATGTTGAACGCAATCGGACTACAGAATCCTGGTGTGGAAAGCATAATTGAAAACGAACTTCCATTTCTGCAACAGTTTGACACACCTATTATTGCGAACGTAGCTGGAAGTACAGAAGAAGAGTATGTGTATGTAGCGAATAAGCTCTCAGAAGCGGAGGGGGTTGCAGCGCTTGAATTGAACATCTCCTGCCCAAATGTCAAGAACGGAGGGATTCAATTCGGAACAAACCCTGAGGAAGCCATGGCTTTAACTGAGGCAGTGAAAGCGGTAAGCCGTGTGCCTGTATATGTGAAACTATCTCCTAATGTTTCAGATATAGTAGCCATCGCACAAGCTGTTGAGTCGGCTGGCGCAGACGGAATTACTATGATTAATACGCTTATTGGCATGCAACTTGACTTAAGGACTGGGGAACCACTACTCGCGAATGGGACGGGTGGGTTATCTGGGCCTGCTATCAAACCCATTGCAATTCGTATGGTAAGAGCCGTACGTGAACACGTCTCACTTCCAATTATAGGAATGGGCGGTGTAAGTCATGCGGAAGATGTACTAGAGTTCTTGTTAGCGGGTGCGGATGCTGTAGCGGTAGGTACAGCTAATTTCACGAATCCGTATTGTTGCAAGAACATAATAGATGCCTTGCCAGATACACTAGACCGATATGGTTATGCTTCTGTGAAGGATATCGTAGAGAGGAGTGGAAGACGTGGAATCTCTATTTCTAGCTCTTGA
- the pyrF gene encoding orotidine-5'-phosphate decarboxylase, whose protein sequence is MESLFLALDFEDKHQARTFLHNHQLTGVPVKVGMELYYKEGPSLLYELKEAGHPIFLDLKLYDIPTTVYRTMRNMGSLALDFVNVHATGGSTMIRAAKEGLQDGGADQTKLLAVTVLTSFEEETMQREWRVTDSLHELVGHYARLGQENGADGVVCSPHEAMSIQKECGEDFYRMTPGIRLRTDEQEDQKRTATPSLAREMGASGIVVGRSVTRSTTPEATYERLKKEWERHVNETTVS, encoded by the coding sequence GTGGAATCTCTATTTCTAGCTCTTGATTTCGAGGACAAACATCAAGCACGAACGTTTCTTCATAACCATCAACTAACGGGTGTTCCGGTGAAAGTAGGGATGGAACTTTATTATAAAGAAGGGCCTTCACTTCTCTATGAGTTAAAGGAAGCGGGTCATCCGATCTTTCTTGATTTAAAGCTTTACGACATCCCAACAACCGTGTACCGAACGATGAGGAATATGGGTTCATTAGCGCTTGATTTCGTTAATGTGCATGCAACGGGCGGGTCTACAATGATTCGGGCAGCAAAGGAAGGGCTTCAAGATGGGGGCGCGGATCAAACGAAGCTACTTGCTGTGACGGTTCTGACGTCATTTGAAGAAGAAACGATGCAACGGGAATGGAGGGTGACGGATTCACTGCATGAGCTTGTAGGTCACTATGCTCGTCTTGGTCAAGAGAATGGAGCGGATGGGGTTGTATGTTCCCCTCATGAAGCAATGAGTATCCAAAAGGAGTGTGGAGAGGACTTCTATCGTATGACACCTGGCATTCGACTACGAACAGATGAACAAGAAGACCAAAAGCGTACGGCAACTCCGTCTTTAGCGCGCGAAATGGGAGCAAGTGGCATTGTAGTGGGGAGGAGTGTTACAAGGTCCACAACTCCAGAGGCAACTTATGAACGATTAAAAAAGGAGTGGGAGCGTCATGTTAACGAAACAACAGTTAGCTAA
- the pyrE gene encoding orotate phosphoribosyltransferase — protein MLTKQQLAKQLLEIKAVQIQPDRPFKWTSGIQSPVYCDNRLTMSFPVLRGAIADSFTTYIKEHYPMAEVVVGCATAGIPHAAWVAERLQLPMAYVRSEPKGHGKQNKIEGNLLESQHCVIIEDLISTGKSSIAVADSIVEAGGIVDGVLSIFSYELSEGREAFKQSGYPYYSMTDFPTMLEWMKDEGRINDETLATLLGWMESPRSFSFNY, from the coding sequence ATGTTAACGAAACAACAGTTAGCTAAGCAACTTCTAGAGATTAAGGCAGTCCAGATTCAACCTGATCGACCTTTCAAGTGGACGTCCGGAATTCAGTCCCCTGTGTATTGTGACAACCGGTTGACGATGTCTTTCCCTGTTTTAAGAGGTGCCATTGCGGATAGCTTTACAACTTACATAAAGGAACACTATCCAATGGCAGAAGTGGTTGTCGGGTGTGCCACAGCAGGTATTCCCCATGCTGCATGGGTAGCAGAGCGTCTCCAGTTGCCAATGGCTTATGTACGTAGCGAGCCAAAAGGCCATGGAAAACAAAATAAGATAGAAGGAAACTTACTAGAATCTCAGCATTGCGTCATAATTGAAGATTTGATTTCAACAGGGAAGAGCTCGATTGCGGTTGCGGATTCGATTGTAGAAGCCGGGGGAATTGTGGATGGGGTGTTGTCCATTTTCTCTTATGAATTATCAGAAGGCAGGGAGGCATTCAAACAATCTGGATACCCTTACTATTCCATGACAGACTTTCCCACAATGTTAGAATGGATGAAGGACGAAGGAAGAATAAATGATGAAACGCTAGCCACTTTACTAGGTTGGATGGAAAGTCCTCGCTCTTTTTCCTTCAACTACTAG
- a CDS encoding YtxH domain-containing protein, which yields MQQQTNRETKSNSKLVRGMLIGAAVGGAVALLDRPTRTKVQERSNRAKETVGQFAKEVKEDPQGMKDELVNRVQGATETVKEAVEDFQTVYEKTTGEIAEKVNDVEQDSKEALSATKGIGEDLQEAGQKLKDAKEELTQSDEGETNGNQPVAKTTSIQER from the coding sequence ATGCAACAACAAACAAATCGTGAAACGAAATCAAATAGTAAGCTCGTACGAGGAATGCTAATAGGAGCGGCTGTCGGAGGAGCTGTTGCTTTATTGGACCGCCCTACCCGCACGAAAGTACAAGAACGAAGCAATCGCGCGAAGGAAACAGTTGGCCAGTTTGCGAAAGAGGTTAAAGAAGACCCACAGGGAATGAAAGATGAACTGGTTAACCGAGTTCAAGGAGCCACTGAAACAGTGAAAGAAGCTGTTGAAGACTTCCAAACTGTCTATGAGAAAACAACGGGTGAGATTGCTGAGAAGGTGAATGACGTGGAACAAGATTCGAAAGAGGCGCTTTCAGCTACGAAAGGTATTGGTGAGGACCTACAAGAAGCTGGGCAGAAATTAAAGGATGCCAAAGAAGAATTAACCCAGTCAGATGAAGGAGAAACGAACGGTAACCAACCCGTTGCCAAAACAACTTCCATACAAGAACGCTAA
- a CDS encoding short-chain fatty acid transporter produces MKGTIHFSNRLMQRYLPDPFVFVLLLTFVVFILGLVVTPSSPLDMVTYWGDGFFDLLTFAMQMVLVLVTGYVLASSPFFQRVLGFLGSKAKTKGQAIVFVTLISLLASFINWGFGIVIGALFAKELAKRVTGVDYRLLMASAYSGFIVWHGGISGSIPLTIATDGHFSQDSIGIIPTSETIFSFFNLAIVLAIFIILPLLNRFMMPDSTSTVTVKADQLREERQITPTGSPTTPSERLEQSRVLAILMGLLGIVFLIYYFISNGFQLNLNIVNFLFLFLGILFHGTARSFIDSVGDAVRGAGGIIIQFPFYAGIMGMMVASGLAVEMSGWFVSISNQWTFPFFTFISAGIVNFFVPSGGGQWAVQAPIVIEAAKELGVSIPKAAMAVAWGDAWTNLIQPFWALPALAIAGLKAKDILGFCIITLLVTGVVIGVGLTFLG; encoded by the coding sequence ATTAAGGGGACCATTCATTTTAGTAACCGATTGATGCAGCGTTATTTGCCAGATCCATTTGTTTTTGTTTTACTTCTAACGTTTGTCGTTTTTATCTTGGGGTTAGTCGTCACACCTAGCTCTCCGCTTGATATGGTGACGTATTGGGGGGACGGGTTTTTTGATTTATTAACCTTTGCGATGCAAATGGTGTTGGTCTTAGTGACCGGTTATGTGTTAGCAAGTAGTCCATTCTTTCAACGGGTACTAGGTTTCTTAGGGAGTAAAGCAAAGACGAAAGGACAAGCAATCGTTTTTGTCACACTCATTTCGTTACTGGCTAGCTTTATCAACTGGGGGTTTGGGATTGTCATAGGGGCGCTGTTTGCAAAGGAACTAGCTAAACGTGTGACTGGGGTGGATTATCGTTTGTTAATGGCTAGTGCGTATTCAGGTTTCATCGTCTGGCATGGAGGAATCTCTGGTTCTATTCCGCTTACGATTGCGACAGATGGGCACTTTAGTCAAGATTCGATTGGAATTATACCGACATCAGAAACAATCTTCTCTTTCTTTAATCTTGCAATTGTACTTGCGATATTTATTATCTTGCCATTGTTAAACCGTTTCATGATGCCAGATTCAACTTCCACGGTTACAGTTAAAGCGGACCAATTAAGAGAAGAAAGACAGATAACTCCAACAGGTTCTCCGACAACACCTTCTGAACGATTGGAACAAAGTAGAGTCCTTGCTATTCTAATGGGACTATTAGGTATCGTCTTTCTCATCTATTATTTTATTTCAAACGGGTTTCAACTAAACTTGAACATTGTTAATTTCTTGTTCTTATTTCTAGGAATCTTGTTTCATGGGACAGCTCGTAGCTTTATCGATTCAGTAGGAGACGCGGTTCGGGGTGCAGGTGGAATCATCATTCAGTTCCCTTTCTATGCAGGTATAATGGGGATGATGGTGGCATCGGGATTAGCGGTTGAGATGTCAGGGTGGTTTGTCTCTATCTCAAACCAGTGGACGTTCCCGTTCTTTACATTTATTAGTGCAGGCATTGTAAACTTCTTCGTCCCTTCAGGAGGAGGGCAATGGGCTGTTCAAGCACCTATCGTTATTGAAGCTGCTAAGGAATTAGGTGTATCGATTCCGAAAGCGGCCATGGCCGTAGCATGGGGTGACGCATGGACGAACTTAATTCAACCGTTCTGGGCACTTCCAGCATTAGCGATAGCTGGACTTAAAGCAAAGGACATCCTAGGATTTTGTATCATTACGCTTCTCGTCACAGGGGTTGTCATTGGAGTTGGACTAACTTTCCTCGGGTAA
- a CDS encoding Rqc2 family fibronectin-binding protein codes for MSFDGVVTRAVSTELHETLIPGRIMKIHQPTQTELIFTIRSQGKNHSLLVSAHPSYGRMHVTEDRYANPKEPPMFTMLLRKHLIGGFIDSIEQVEMERIIKIHVRSKDEIGDETKKVLYVEIMGKHSNISLIDEERNMILDSIKHISPSQNTYRTLLPGHTYKLPPSQDKLNPLHLTGEDLIRKLDFNSGKMDKQILDVCMGFSPIITQEITHLAKLGGADSIKDAYESIRQKLLKTDFSPHILKGQKERFYVIPLTSKQEETEHYSTVSEMLDNYYSGKAERDRVKQQAGDLARFLKNERNKNERKIQKHYDTLKKAEERDTYQKEGELLTAHMHLVKQGDSSVDVIDYYDPEQSTITIELNPNKTPSENAQSLFQTYHKLKKSKEIVTQEIEKAEREILYFDNLIQQVDSARLEDIEEIREELREGGYLKQRTEAKKKKKPTKPAPDVFMSSDGTTILVGKNNKQNEYVTMKLANRDDTWLHTKDIPGSHVVIRDSTPSEDTLLEAAQLAAYYSKSKASSSVPVDYTLIKHVKKPSGAKPGFVTYDQQKTVFVTPQESVVRELKGNTTKERDELD; via the coding sequence ATGTCATTTGATGGCGTTGTCACCCGGGCCGTTTCCACTGAATTACACGAAACACTAATCCCCGGTAGAATAATGAAAATACATCAACCAACTCAAACAGAATTAATCTTTACGATACGGAGTCAAGGCAAAAATCATAGCTTACTCGTATCTGCGCACCCGTCTTACGGGAGAATGCATGTGACGGAAGACCGTTACGCCAATCCAAAGGAACCTCCAATGTTCACCATGTTGCTTCGTAAGCACTTAATTGGTGGATTCATCGATTCCATCGAGCAAGTAGAAATGGAACGAATTATTAAAATCCACGTAAGAAGTAAGGATGAAATTGGAGATGAGACAAAGAAAGTCTTATACGTTGAAATTATGGGGAAACACAGCAACATCTCGCTAATCGATGAAGAAAGAAACATGATTCTAGATAGCATCAAACACATTTCCCCCTCTCAGAATACGTACCGTACGCTTCTTCCAGGTCATACGTATAAGCTCCCACCTAGTCAAGATAAGTTAAACCCGCTTCATTTAACCGGTGAGGACTTAATTCGTAAGCTTGACTTCAATAGCGGGAAAATGGATAAACAAATCTTAGACGTATGTATGGGCTTCTCCCCTATCATTACACAGGAGATCACCCATCTCGCCAAACTAGGCGGTGCTGACTCAATTAAAGATGCGTACGAATCCATTCGCCAGAAGCTGCTTAAAACAGACTTCTCCCCCCATATATTAAAGGGGCAAAAGGAACGATTCTACGTCATTCCGTTGACATCTAAACAAGAAGAGACGGAGCACTATTCCACGGTAAGCGAAATGCTAGACAATTATTACTCTGGTAAAGCAGAGCGAGACCGTGTCAAGCAGCAAGCAGGCGATTTAGCTCGCTTTCTAAAGAACGAACGAAACAAAAACGAACGAAAAATTCAAAAGCATTATGATACGCTGAAAAAGGCTGAAGAAAGAGACACCTACCAGAAGGAAGGCGAACTGTTAACAGCGCATATGCACCTCGTGAAACAAGGTGATTCATCCGTTGATGTTATTGACTATTACGATCCAGAACAATCAACGATTACGATTGAATTAAATCCGAACAAGACGCCGAGCGAAAATGCACAAAGTCTATTCCAGACGTACCACAAGTTAAAGAAATCAAAAGAGATTGTCACTCAGGAAATTGAGAAAGCAGAACGTGAAATCCTTTACTTTGACAATTTAATTCAACAAGTGGACAGTGCTCGCCTAGAAGATATTGAAGAAATTCGCGAAGAACTACGTGAAGGTGGATATTTGAAGCAACGCACGGAAGCTAAGAAGAAGAAGAAGCCTACAAAACCTGCTCCCGATGTGTTCATGTCATCTGACGGCACAACCATTCTTGTTGGGAAGAACAACAAACAAAATGAGTACGTCACAATGAAGCTTGCAAATCGTGACGATACATGGCTTCATACGAAAGATATTCCTGGTTCACACGTTGTGATTAGGGACAGCACACCGAGTGAAGACACGCTCCTAGAAGCCGCACAATTGGCTGCTTACTACAGTAAGTCTAAAGCCTCATCTTCTGTTCCGGTTGATTACACATTAATCAAACACGTGAAGAAACCTAGCGGAGCGAAACCTGGTTTTGTAACCTATGACCAGCAAAAAACCGTATTCGTTACCCCACAGGAATCCGTTGTACGAGAGTTAAAAGGAAATACGACGAAAGAAAGAGACGAACTCGATTGA